Proteins encoded by one window of Hafnia alvei:
- a CDS encoding S6 family peptidase, which yields MKWKPKVFSLLTSIIISNANAGIMREDVSVQDYRDFAENLGKYTPGAENVEVFKTDGTSAGILDFPIPDFGASDDSAVATLVAPSYIVSVAHNTGYGGVKFGNGAKYSVSYKIINRNVDPAPGKDFHIPRLNKVVTDIAPADMVIPDDARHDKVRYKYFARVGSGSQYQVSPTTHKPVYIAGAYKWKSGGTIVNPTFENWRLRWTDYGPPDTRAQPFSSAGQGGDSGSPLFVYDSLEKKWKLYGVTTSIATYGTYDTTTYVLDLQTAFINQIIAGNTDPDVTDVASNGDIHWTKDAITQGDSSWGWHGIADKALPSSATYAELDTTKDLRFNGDGGLIVLDSSVNHGAAKLQFSSDYRVISAEGANATWVGGGIEVDADKTVDWEVNGLAGDTLHKIGEGTLYVNATGVNGGGLRAGDGTVVLAQQPDQDGKRSAFSTVTLVSGRATVKLGGEDQISGENIQFGSRGGILDLNGYDMSFSTINHNDSGARIINGNADTPSTVTLDNTNAQAFIGHFGSSDTANSLNVNYAPVGDQQWTLGGGADINELTLNGGVFAMSGRATPHAGGTIFTDDWISEAYHANHIQVENGSQLHLYEHAALYGDVSIADHATMVMTGKSRFTGNLEIGDEASLIVDTSQTNLASTDGNTDSWLASNVSGTGNVDKYGSGTLHWIGDNTYTGLTTIYGGVLDLTGSLASNLQMMSGTELAGNLSVQSLTLEDGVTLRPYAAPDSNLLTESTFTPQSMTVQNNFTTGAGTQLYLRSHMDEAQPDSDRLLINGDVDSSAGTTFINIDLSGEGYLTDTNNSGIAGPTEGVSLVQVGGLSTKDSFQLADGYVANGPWQYSLYAFAPGKSSGDERLISGSGNQYWDYRLETRYLSEGDEPQPDDGGSTPPPDDGGSTPPPDDGGSTPPPDDGGSTPPPDDGGSTPPPDDGGSTPPPDDGGSTPPPDDGGSTPPPDDGGSTPPPDDGGSTPPPDDGGKTPPPDDGGSTPPPDDGGKTPPPDDGGSTPPPDDGGSTPPPDDGGSTPPPDDGGSTPPPDDGGSTPPPDDGGKTPPPDDGGSTPPPDDGGKTPPPDDGGSTPPPDDGGKTPPPDDGGSTPPPDDGGSTPPPDDGGSTPPPDDGGKTPPPDDGGSTPPPDDGGGTPPKPRRIAVVPQVPSYLSLPSALLSYNSRVNQMFRNLAQSPDSSGKVVDSYPVWLQYINGEDKYHTAMGFLDYGYDYTQKEQGWLLGGRVLQLGDERQYLTWNVGFANSTLKITPDAKDGNSESHYNAYGLTSLLTLRHQSGLTLDVGADATKYDGHVTTDTRRGHVADIKAYSYSGNAEVSYPFELGNHEIAPVLGGGIQVLKVDDFTDADDIHVHYGTITRPTGQLGVRYNYKLRDTPLGNFVFYTNSYLTKDFSNTPDVWIGSTRTNGASSTFDMGKVGSSATVDVGIINEITPMFAINTGVQYQQRLSNDDEGINSWQANVGIKVTF from the coding sequence ATGAAATGGAAACCAAAAGTTTTTAGCTTGCTGACATCTATTATAATATCGAATGCTAATGCGGGTATTATGCGTGAAGATGTATCGGTTCAAGACTATCGAGATTTTGCAGAAAACTTAGGAAAATATACACCCGGCGCTGAAAATGTTGAGGTATTTAAAACAGACGGGACCTCCGCCGGAATATTAGATTTTCCCATTCCTGATTTTGGCGCATCGGATGATAGCGCAGTCGCTACGCTTGTTGCCCCCTCCTATATTGTGAGTGTGGCACATAATACCGGGTATGGTGGTGTGAAGTTTGGTAACGGTGCTAAATACAGCGTCAGTTATAAAATCATTAACCGTAATGTGGATCCTGCTCCTGGTAAAGACTTCCATATCCCCCGGTTAAATAAAGTCGTTACCGATATTGCCCCCGCCGACATGGTTATACCTGACGATGCGCGTCACGATAAAGTACGCTATAAATATTTCGCACGCGTGGGCTCAGGATCTCAATATCAAGTATCTCCCACAACGCATAAGCCGGTATATATAGCCGGTGCCTACAAATGGAAAAGCGGCGGAACAATTGTTAATCCCACGTTTGAAAACTGGCGCTTACGCTGGACCGATTACGGTCCACCGGATACCCGAGCTCAACCTTTTAGCTCCGCAGGTCAAGGCGGTGATAGCGGTAGCCCATTGTTCGTTTATGACAGTCTTGAGAAAAAATGGAAGCTTTATGGTGTCACAACTAGCATTGCAACCTATGGCACCTACGATACCACAACTTATGTATTAGATCTTCAGACGGCATTTATCAACCAAATCATCGCTGGCAACACCGATCCCGATGTAACCGACGTCGCGAGCAACGGTGATATCCACTGGACTAAAGATGCCATAACCCAAGGTGACAGCAGTTGGGGATGGCACGGTATTGCCGATAAAGCCCTTCCCTCCAGTGCCACCTATGCCGAGTTGGATACGACCAAAGATCTGCGCTTCAACGGCGATGGAGGTCTAATTGTATTAGATAGCTCAGTGAATCATGGCGCCGCGAAGCTGCAATTTTCGAGCGACTATCGGGTGATTTCGGCCGAAGGCGCAAATGCCACTTGGGTCGGCGGCGGTATCGAAGTGGACGCGGATAAAACCGTCGATTGGGAAGTTAACGGGCTCGCCGGTGACACACTGCATAAAATTGGCGAAGGTACGCTATACGTTAACGCCACCGGTGTAAACGGCGGCGGGCTTAGAGCCGGCGATGGCACCGTGGTATTGGCGCAGCAGCCCGATCAAGACGGCAAACGGTCAGCATTTTCTACCGTGACGCTCGTCAGTGGCCGAGCGACCGTAAAACTCGGGGGTGAAGATCAAATCAGCGGCGAGAATATTCAATTCGGCTCTCGCGGCGGGATCCTCGATCTCAACGGCTACGATATGAGCTTCAGCACCATTAACCATAACGATTCCGGTGCTCGGATCATCAATGGTAATGCAGATACGCCTTCCACGGTGACGCTCGACAATACCAACGCTCAAGCCTTCATTGGTCATTTCGGTTCATCCGATACGGCCAATTCACTCAATGTCAATTACGCACCGGTGGGGGATCAGCAATGGACTCTTGGCGGCGGGGCTGACATTAATGAGCTAACCCTCAATGGCGGCGTATTTGCGATGAGTGGTCGGGCAACACCGCATGCAGGGGGTACAATATTTACGGATGACTGGATTAGTGAGGCCTATCACGCCAACCATATTCAGGTGGAAAATGGCTCACAGCTGCATTTGTATGAGCATGCAGCGCTGTATGGTGATGTTTCGATTGCCGATCATGCCACCATGGTCATGACCGGAAAATCCCGTTTCACCGGCAATCTTGAGATTGGCGATGAAGCATCACTTATCGTTGATACCAGCCAAACCAACCTCGCCAGTACCGATGGCAACACGGATTCTTGGTTAGCATCAAACGTATCGGGTACCGGCAATGTCGATAAATATGGCAGCGGAACATTGCACTGGATCGGTGATAACACCTATACGGGTCTTACCACGATTTATGGCGGTGTATTAGATCTTACCGGCTCCCTCGCTTCAAATCTTCAAATGATGAGTGGAACTGAACTAGCAGGCAATTTAAGCGTGCAAAGCTTAACGCTGGAAGATGGCGTTACCCTGCGCCCATACGCTGCCCCCGACTCGAATTTACTCACTGAAAGCACGTTCACTCCCCAGTCAATGACGGTTCAAAATAACTTCACTACTGGGGCAGGCACACAGCTTTATCTGCGGAGCCATATGGATGAAGCCCAACCAGACTCAGATCGCCTTTTGATTAATGGCGACGTTGATTCCTCGGCGGGTACCACCTTTATCAATATCGATCTTTCTGGTGAAGGTTATCTCACCGACACAAATAACAGTGGCATTGCGGGCCCGACAGAAGGGGTTTCACTGGTACAAGTTGGAGGTCTCTCAACCAAAGATAGCTTCCAATTGGCGGATGGTTATGTTGCCAATGGTCCATGGCAATATTCACTCTACGCCTTTGCGCCGGGTAAAAGCTCTGGTGACGAACGACTCATCAGCGGTAGCGGCAATCAATACTGGGATTATCGGTTAGAAACTCGTTACCTTTCCGAAGGTGATGAACCGCAACCTGACGATGGCGGCAGCACGCCTCCACCTGATGACGGCGGCAGCACCCCTCCACCGGACGACGGCGGCAGCACACCTCCACCTGATGACGGCGGCAGCACGCCTCCTCCTGACGACGGCGGCAGCACCCCTCCACCGGACGACGGCGGCAGCACACCTCCACCTGATGACGGCGGCAGCACGCCTCCTCCTGACGACGGCGGTAGCACACCTCCACCTGACGACGGCGGTAGCACACCTCCACCTGACGACGGCGGTAGCACACCTCCACCTGACGACGGCGGCAAAACACCTCCACCGGATGACGGCGGCAGCACCCCTCCCCCTGACGACGGCGGCAAAACGCCTCCACCGGATGACGGCGGTAGCACTCCTCCACCGGACGACGGTGGCAGCACACCTCCACCGGACGACGGCGGTAGCACACCTCCACCTGACGACGGCGGTAGCACACCTCCACCTGACGACGGCGGCAGCACCCCTCCCCCTGACGACGGCGGCAAAACGCCTCCACCGGATGACGGCGGCAGCACCCCTCCCCCTGACGACGGCGGCAAAACACCTCCACCGGATGACGGCGGCAGCACCCCTCCCCCTGACGACGGCGGCAAAACACCTCCACCGGATGACGGCGGTAGCACACCTCCACCTGACGACGGCGGTAGCACACCTCCACCGGATGACGGCGGCAGCACCCCTCCACCTGACGACGGCGGCAAAACGCCTCCACCGGATGACGGCGGCAGCACCCCTCCACCGGATGACGGCGGCGGCACACCGCCAAAACCTCGTCGCATTGCCGTGGTTCCGCAGGTGCCATCTTATTTGTCTCTGCCTTCAGCACTATTAAGCTATAACAGCAGGGTCAATCAAATGTTCCGTAATCTTGCACAATCACCTGATTCAAGTGGAAAAGTGGTTGATAGTTATCCTGTTTGGTTGCAGTACATCAACGGGGAGGATAAATATCACACCGCCATGGGCTTCCTCGACTATGGTTATGATTACACTCAAAAAGAGCAAGGTTGGTTGTTAGGTGGCCGGGTGTTACAGCTGGGTGACGAGCGTCAATACCTAACGTGGAACGTGGGCTTTGCTAACTCAACCCTGAAAATCACCCCCGATGCGAAGGATGGGAACAGCGAATCACACTACAACGCCTATGGTCTGACATCGTTGCTAACCCTTCGCCATCAGAGCGGTTTAACTCTCGACGTGGGAGCCGATGCCACCAAATATGACGGGCATGTCACCACGGATACCCGTCGTGGTCACGTTGCCGATATCAAGGCCTATTCTTACAGCGGTAATGCCGAAGTGAGCTACCCGTTTGAGTTAGGTAACCATGAAATAGCGCCAGTTTTGGGTGGTGGTATACAAGTGTTGAAAGTGGATGATTTTACCGATGCGGATGATATACACGTCCACTACGGTACTATCACTCGCCCTACAGGCCAGTTGGGCGTCCGCTATAACTACAAGCTTCGTGATACTCCGTTAGGTAATTTTGTTTTCTATACCAACAGCTACCTCACCAAAGACTTCAGCAATACACCTGATGTCTGGATCGGCAGCACCCGAACTAATGGAGCCTCCTCAACGTTTGATATGGGGAAAGTCGGTAGCTCAGCCACGGTAGATGTGGGCATTATCAATGAAATCACCCCAATGTTTGCAATCAATACCGGTGTTCAATATCAACAACGGCTCAGCAATGATGATGAAGGGATTAACTCTTGGCAGGCGAATGTAGGTATTAAAGTGACATTCTAA
- a CDS encoding BglG family transcription antiterminator produces the protein MISFPYPRLNQVFDALLEETLPQEELARRFAVSTRTVRTDVTALNDILSQYGAEFVHLRGSGYRLDVHDADRFSLLQQQSRATRSVPRSAKDRVTHLLLRFLAQGEPIKLDDVADSWFVSRASLQSDMADVRDMVGKYGLTIESKPHYGMKLFGRENAVRACLANLLFQYPAGDPLFGELRGKVLPEIDIAQLREQLHLTMQQYHIRLTDEAEQQLLIYCGIILHRIRTGFLLDALDVSDVEPVFTQAARDVARYLEERFGCGIPETEVAYLSVQIAARRITDASSLQNIDGDENHALVNHILGFINEHYNYDLRGDEQLSSDLLSHIATMMTRAKYQINIPNPLLEHIKQHYPLAYDVTLAAVSSWGKNMPYTITDNEIGYLVLHIGVGLERHYDIGYERHPQALLVCDSGMSTLRLLETKLKREFPQLIVNQVDSLREYEKLDHIEEDFVISMAKVPEKNKPVVTVAPFPTSFQLEQLAKLVLVDRTKPYMLEKFFDAGHFCILNEPVSQADLFARICHQIQQEGYVDADFHPSLVERESIVSTMLGEGIALPHSLGLLAKKTVIYTVLAPQGVRWGENETAHVIFLLAISKKDYEEAMAIYDLFVTFMRERAVGRLLASTDFEQFRDIAMDCLSRS, from the coding sequence ATGATCTCATTTCCTTATCCTCGTTTAAATCAGGTGTTTGATGCGCTTCTTGAGGAAACGTTGCCTCAAGAGGAGCTAGCGCGGCGTTTTGCTGTCTCAACTCGAACCGTGCGAACCGACGTCACCGCGTTGAACGATATCCTGAGCCAATATGGTGCCGAGTTTGTGCATTTACGGGGCAGCGGCTACCGGTTAGATGTGCATGATGCCGACCGTTTTTCGCTGCTACAGCAGCAAAGCCGAGCGACGCGAAGCGTACCGCGCTCGGCAAAAGATCGTGTCACTCATCTATTGCTGCGTTTTTTGGCGCAGGGTGAGCCAATCAAACTCGATGATGTGGCGGACAGCTGGTTTGTTAGTCGAGCATCATTGCAAAGTGATATGGCCGATGTGCGTGACATGGTGGGGAAGTACGGATTAACGATAGAAAGTAAGCCGCACTATGGTATGAAGCTGTTTGGCCGTGAGAATGCGGTGCGCGCCTGTTTGGCAAACCTGCTGTTTCAGTATCCTGCGGGCGACCCGCTGTTTGGCGAGCTGCGAGGCAAAGTATTACCTGAAATCGATATTGCCCAACTGCGCGAACAACTACACCTCACCATGCAGCAGTATCACATCCGTTTAACGGATGAGGCTGAGCAGCAGCTACTGATTTATTGCGGCATTATTTTGCACCGCATTCGCACCGGTTTTCTGTTAGATGCATTGGATGTTAGCGACGTCGAACCGGTGTTTACTCAGGCCGCGCGTGATGTTGCTCGTTATCTGGAAGAGCGATTTGGCTGTGGTATTCCTGAAACCGAAGTGGCCTATCTGAGCGTGCAAATTGCTGCCCGCCGCATCACGGATGCCAGCAGCCTGCAAAATATCGACGGCGATGAAAACCATGCGCTGGTGAATCATATTCTTGGTTTTATCAACGAGCATTATAACTACGATTTACGCGGCGATGAGCAACTGAGCAGCGATTTACTGTCGCATATTGCGACGATGATGACTCGCGCTAAGTACCAGATAAATATCCCTAACCCTCTGCTTGAGCATATCAAACAGCATTATCCATTAGCGTATGATGTGACGCTGGCCGCGGTGTCGAGTTGGGGCAAAAATATGCCCTACACCATTACCGATAATGAAATTGGCTATCTGGTTTTGCACATCGGCGTGGGATTGGAGCGCCATTATGACATTGGCTACGAGCGTCATCCGCAGGCGCTGCTGGTCTGTGATTCCGGTATGTCTACGCTGCGCTTGCTGGAAACTAAGCTGAAACGTGAGTTTCCACAGCTGATCGTCAATCAGGTTGATTCGCTAAGAGAGTATGAAAAGCTCGATCACATCGAAGAAGACTTTGTTATCTCCATGGCGAAGGTGCCTGAGAAGAATAAACCGGTTGTCACCGTAGCGCCTTTCCCAACTAGTTTTCAGTTAGAGCAGTTAGCTAAGCTGGTCTTAGTCGATCGAACTAAGCCTTATATGTTGGAAAAGTTTTTCGATGCGGGCCATTTCTGCATTTTGAACGAGCCAGTTTCGCAGGCGGATTTATTTGCCCGCATTTGCCATCAAATCCAGCAGGAAGGGTACGTCGACGCAGATTTTCATCCTTCGCTGGTTGAGCGTGAAAGCATCGTATCCACTATGCTGGGCGAGGGCATTGCGCTACCCCATTCCTTAGGATTACTGGCCAAGAAAACGGTGATTTATACCGTGCTTGCTCCGCAAGGCGTGCGTTGGGGCGAGAATGAAACGGCGCACGTGATTTTTCTGCTCGCCATTAGCAAGAAGGATTATGAAGAGGCGATGGCTATTTACGATTTATTCGTGACCTTTATGCGAGAGCGTGCCGTAGGGCGACTATTGGCGAGTACTGATTTTGAGCAGTTTAGGGATATTGCGATGGATTGTTTGAGCCGTAGTTAA
- the dagF gene encoding 2-dehydro-3-deoxy-phosphogluconate aldolase yields MQLTPKFYKNRVCLNVLAGSKENAREIYEAAEGYVLVGVLSKDYPDVSSAVADMKEYSALINNALSVGLGAGDPNQSLMVSQISAQVQPQHVNQVFTGVGTSRGMLGQNASVVNGLVSPTGTVGQVKISTGPLSCQGPDAIVPVESAIALLQDMGGSSVKYFPMGGLKCREEFEYVAKACAKQNFWLEPTGGIDLDNFEAILKIALDAGVEKVIPHIYSSIIDKASGNTRPEDVARLLGMVKKLVG; encoded by the coding sequence ATGCAACTGACACCTAAATTTTATAAAAATCGTGTTTGCCTGAACGTGTTGGCGGGTTCCAAAGAGAACGCCCGAGAAATTTATGAAGCGGCCGAAGGCTATGTGCTGGTTGGGGTGTTATCGAAAGATTATCCCGATGTTTCTTCTGCCGTTGCGGATATGAAGGAATACTCAGCGCTGATTAATAATGCGCTTTCCGTGGGGCTGGGCGCTGGTGATCCTAACCAATCGCTGATGGTGTCGCAGATTTCAGCGCAAGTGCAGCCACAGCATGTGAATCAGGTATTTACCGGCGTGGGCACCAGCCGTGGAATGCTTGGGCAGAATGCATCGGTGGTGAATGGTTTAGTGTCGCCTACCGGCACGGTTGGGCAGGTGAAAATCTCGACCGGCCCGCTGAGTTGTCAAGGGCCTGATGCTATTGTGCCTGTCGAGTCCGCGATTGCGTTATTACAAGATATGGGCGGCAGCTCGGTGAAATACTTCCCAATGGGCGGGTTGAAATGCCGTGAAGAGTTTGAGTATGTGGCTAAGGCCTGTGCGAAACAGAACTTCTGGCTAGAGCCGACGGGCGGGATCGATCTGGATAACTTTGAAGCGATCCTGAAAATTGCGCTGGATGCTGGCGTAGAGAAAGTGATCCCGCATATCTACAGTTCGATCATTGATAAAGCCTCGGGGAATACGCGTCCGGAAGATGTTGCGCGGTTGCTGGGGATGGTGAAGAAGCTGGTGGGCTAG
- a CDS encoding DgaE family pyridoxal phosphate-dependent ammonia lyase: MSSNQSIYQKYNLKTVINTSGRMTILGVSTPREDVVEAVNFGLNHYFEVKDLVNKTGRYIADLLGVEDAVVVSCASAGIAQSVAAVIVKDNLYRLENLHAHPHDVPSEIVVPKGHNVNFGAPVGTMVQLGGGTLREAGYANECSPAQLAAAITPNTAAILYIKSHHCVQKSMLNVAQAAEVAKAHQLPLIVDAAAEEDLQCYYHMGADLVIYSGAKAIEGPTSGLVIGKQQYVEWVKLQSNGIGRAMKVGKEGILGLTQAIASYMTLEKESGQQMVEKMTAFIENLNSLNGVQAKVVWDSAGRDIARTEIAFDHAALGISTQEIVDRLKNGDPAIYFRGYKANEGKIEVDVRSVSAEQLHTVYQCIKALF; the protein is encoded by the coding sequence ATGTCTTCTAATCAGTCTATCTACCAGAAATATAACCTGAAAACGGTGATCAATACTTCAGGCCGTATGACCATTTTGGGCGTGTCGACGCCGCGCGAAGACGTGGTCGAAGCCGTCAATTTTGGCCTGAATCACTATTTTGAAGTCAAAGATTTGGTGAATAAAACCGGCCGCTATATTGCTGATTTGCTTGGCGTGGAAGATGCGGTGGTGGTGTCTTGCGCTTCTGCGGGGATCGCTCAGTCGGTGGCTGCGGTAATCGTTAAAGATAATCTGTACCGTTTGGAAAACCTGCATGCGCATCCGCATGATGTACCCAGCGAGATCGTGGTGCCAAAAGGCCATAACGTGAACTTTGGTGCGCCGGTGGGCACCATGGTGCAATTGGGCGGTGGTACGCTGCGCGAGGCGGGATATGCCAATGAATGCTCTCCAGCACAGCTGGCTGCGGCGATTACGCCAAATACGGCCGCTATTCTGTATATCAAATCTCATCACTGTGTGCAGAAAAGCATGCTGAATGTGGCACAGGCAGCTGAAGTCGCGAAAGCTCACCAATTGCCGCTTATTGTTGATGCGGCGGCGGAAGAGGACTTGCAGTGCTATTACCACATGGGGGCCGATCTGGTGATTTATAGCGGCGCTAAAGCGATTGAAGGCCCAACCAGTGGTTTGGTGATTGGTAAGCAGCAGTATGTTGAGTGGGTGAAGCTGCAGTCCAATGGGATTGGGCGTGCGATGAAAGTGGGCAAAGAGGGCATTCTTGGCCTCACTCAGGCCATCGCCAGCTATATGACGCTTGAAAAAGAGAGCGGCCAGCAGATGGTCGAAAAAATGACGGCGTTTATCGAGAACCTGAACTCACTTAACGGCGTACAGGCCAAAGTCGTTTGGGACAGCGCCGGCCGCGATATCGCTCGTACTGAAATCGCGTTCGATCATGCGGCGCTGGGGATCAGCACGCAGGAGATCGTTGACCGTTTGAAGAACGGCGATCCCGCGATTTATTTCCGTGGCTATAAGGCTAACGAAGGAAAAATCGAAGTGGATGTGCGTAGCGTTAGCGCCGAGCAGCTGCATACCGTTTACCAGTGTATTAAAGCATTGTTCTAA
- a CDS encoding amidohydrolase/deacetylase family metallohydrolase gives MYDLIIKQGKCADGSVMDIAVKEGKIAALGSLEHNATAARTLDLQGRYFLSAGWIDSHTHCYPSSPIYNDEPDLVGVSSGVTSVVDAGSTGADDIDEFYRLTRSAKTNVFAFLNISRIGLLRQNELGDMNDIDDALAHKAIRAHQGFVVGIKARMSSSVVQQNGIQPLVRAKEIQANNGGLPLMVHIGNNPPNLDDIADLLTQGDIITHCYNGKPNRILTPEGELRSAVKRALDRGVLLDVGHGSASFSFDVAEVAIAQGIYPHTISSDIYCKNRIKGPVYSLAYVMSKFLLVGLSLPHIINCVTKNAAQALRLPNKGRLAVGCDADFTIFDVVEQAQVFADSEQQSRSGQTLILPLAAVVAGQPMLTQDGESRNVF, from the coding sequence ATGTACGATTTAATCATTAAACAGGGAAAATGTGCTGACGGCAGCGTGATGGATATTGCTGTCAAAGAGGGAAAAATCGCGGCGCTAGGCTCACTGGAACATAACGCGACGGCAGCGAGAACACTCGATCTGCAAGGCCGATATTTCCTCAGTGCAGGCTGGATTGATTCCCATACCCATTGTTATCCCTCCTCTCCCATTTATAACGACGAACCCGATCTGGTGGGTGTTTCCAGCGGCGTGACCTCCGTTGTTGATGCGGGAAGCACCGGCGCTGATGACATCGATGAGTTTTATCGCCTAACCCGTAGTGCTAAAACCAACGTGTTTGCCTTTCTCAATATCTCCCGCATTGGCCTGCTGCGCCAAAATGAGCTGGGAGATATGAATGATATTGATGATGCGCTGGCGCATAAGGCAATTCGGGCGCATCAAGGCTTTGTGGTCGGTATTAAGGCGCGAATGAGCAGCAGCGTAGTGCAGCAAAATGGGATCCAACCACTGGTTCGAGCCAAAGAAATTCAGGCCAATAACGGCGGTTTACCGCTGATGGTGCACATTGGTAACAATCCACCCAACCTCGATGATATTGCCGATTTACTCACTCAGGGTGACATCATTACCCACTGCTATAACGGCAAACCGAACCGCATTTTGACCCCTGAAGGGGAGTTACGCAGCGCGGTGAAGCGCGCGTTGGATCGCGGTGTTTTACTCGATGTTGGGCACGGTAGCGCCAGCTTTAGTTTTGATGTGGCTGAAGTGGCTATCGCGCAGGGGATTTACCCGCACACCATTAGCTCTGATATCTACTGTAAAAATCGTATTAAGGGGCCAGTTTATAGCCTGGCCTACGTTATGTCTAAATTCCTGCTGGTGGGACTCTCGTTGCCACACATCATTAACTGCGTCACCAAAAATGCCGCACAGGCGCTGCGTTTGCCAAATAAAGGCCGCTTAGCCGTGGGCTGCGACGCTGACTTTACGATTTTTGATGTGGTTGAACAGGCGCAGGTTTTTGCAGACTCAGAACAACAAAGCAGGAGCGGGCAAACCCTAATCCTGCCGCTGGCCGCCGTTGTGGCAGGGCAGCCAATGCTTACTCAGGATGGAGAATCCAGAAATGTCTTCTAA
- a CDS encoding DUF4310 family protein, which produces MDEKLKNNFWYADWSFPIFVGLLSAGVFAGTHMYYLYGIGAFNEVAFVSMLRAGIDTGSYGAVAAFGASFLFARIIEGSLVGILDIGGAIQTGVGLGVPALLLGAGFAYPVENFGASLATGLAIGLAIGYLIILARKFTINQSNSTYGADVMMGAGNASGRFLGPLIILSAITASIPIGIGSLIGALLFYLWQKPITGGAILGAMIFGSIFPVAI; this is translated from the coding sequence ATGGACGAGAAATTAAAGAATAACTTCTGGTACGCCGACTGGTCATTCCCGATCTTTGTTGGCTTGCTCTCTGCCGGTGTGTTCGCCGGGACACATATGTACTACCTGTATGGCATCGGCGCATTTAACGAAGTGGCGTTTGTTTCTATGCTGCGAGCGGGTATCGATACGGGTTCTTACGGTGCGGTCGCGGCATTCGGGGCGAGCTTCCTGTTTGCCCGTATTATCGAAGGTTCTCTGGTGGGGATTCTGGATATCGGCGGCGCTATCCAAACCGGCGTTGGTTTGGGGGTTCCTGCATTGCTACTCGGGGCCGGCTTTGCTTATCCGGTAGAGAACTTTGGTGCTTCGCTGGCAACTGGCTTGGCCATTGGTTTAGCGATTGGCTACCTGATTATTTTGGCACGAAAATTTACCATCAATCAGAGCAACTCCACCTACGGTGCTGACGTCATGATGGGCGCGGGGAATGCTTCCGGTCGCTTTTTGGGGCCGTTGATTATTCTGTCTGCGATTACCGCGTCCATTCCTATCGGTATCGGCTCACTGATTGGCGCTCTGCTGTTCTATCTCTGGCAGAAACCGATCACCGGTGGTGCAATTCTGGGTGCCATGATTTTTGGCTCAATTTTCCCAGTCGCGATTTAA
- a CDS encoding DUF4311 domain-containing protein, with protein MFLIILLKSIIIGGLVGVGVGAGAARMFHAPTVQGMGAFRTLGELNSCEGDPASHFSFGLGFFFNAWASSVAAGAFTQDVDHRIIPNWGAAVLLMKNRDLATTMHDPKKMAIACGIIGVIVVAFLNSTASAVPAALQITAVKVLVPAANLLVNTVMPVIFWLAAIDAGRRSGFWATIFGGLAQLIMGNAVPGLVLGILIGKGVEESGWNKVTKIMMAVIVLLFVLSGFFRGFDMKMLESFHLGVPFWLDQIHNTLSGK; from the coding sequence ATGTTTCTAATTATCCTCCTGAAGTCGATTATTATCGGCGGATTGGTTGGCGTGGGGGTTGGCGCAGGGGCTGCGCGAATGTTTCATGCACCCACGGTTCAGGGTATGGGGGCGTTCCGTACGTTAGGTGAGTTGAACTCCTGCGAGGGCGATCCGGCTTCGCATTTCTCTTTTGGCTTGGGCTTCTTCTTTAACGCCTGGGCATCTTCCGTTGCCGCCGGTGCATTCACGCAGGACGTCGATCACCGCATCATCCCTAACTGGGGTGCTGCCGTATTGCTGATGAAAAACCGCGACTTAGCCACCACCATGCATGACCCTAAAAAGATGGCGATTGCCTGCGGCATCATCGGTGTGATTGTGGTTGCCTTCCTGAACTCAACGGCTTCAGCGGTACCTGCCGCGCTGCAAATTACCGCCGTTAAAGTGTTGGTGCCTGCGGCGAATCTGCTGGTGAATACCGTGATGCCAGTAATTTTCTGGTTAGCCGCCATTGATGCAGGACGTCGCTCTGGCTTCTGGGCCACGATTTTCGGTGGTTTGGCGCAGCTTATCATGGGGAACGCCGTACCAGGTTTGGTATTGGGCATCCTGATTGGTAAAGGCGTGGAAGAGAGCGGTTGGAACAAGGTCACTAAGATCATGATGGCGGTTATCGTGCTGCTGTTCGTGCTGAGCGGGTTCTTCCGTGGCTTCGACATGAAAATGCTGGAGTCCTTCCATCTTGGTGTGCCGTTCTGGTTAGACCAAATCCACAACACCCTTAGCGGCAAATAA